A genome region from Triticum aestivum cultivar Chinese Spring chromosome 2B, IWGSC CS RefSeq v2.1, whole genome shotgun sequence includes the following:
- the LOC123041768 gene encoding uncharacterized protein: MQRAAVRFASMATRRFAASATRPGLPTGAAPLRPAAAVVNGTSRLSLQPTVAAAAAAVCARRGYAGTSRETKTVGEEDDDDDGDFFDDVSCDEDSEGDSDSDDLEDADLYASGSD; encoded by the coding sequence ATGCAGCGCGCCGCCGTAAGGTTTGCTTCCATGGCCACCCGCCGATTCGCTGCGTCGGCCACCCGCCCGGGGCTCCCAACTGGCGCGGCGCCTCTTCGGCCTGCCGCGGCGGTGGTCAACGGCACCTCGCGATTATCCCTCCAGCCAACTGTTGCTGCTGCCGCGGCGGCTGTGTGTGCCCGGCGCGGGTACGCCGGCACGTCTCGGGAGACGAAGACGGTCGGCGAGGAggacgatgatgacgacggcgacttCTTCGACGATGTGTCCTGCGACGAGGACTCCGAAGGCGACTCCGACAGCGACGATTTGGAGGACGCTGATCTGTATGCTTCCGGAAGTGACTAG